The segment CATTGTAACCAAAGGCAAGTTACAGAAACTAGTGCCATGACTTATGGAGCAAAATCAGAGATACCTTTCCCtttcaaaagagagagagagagagagagagagataagtaCCTTAGATTCTTCTGAATTTGCTTTGATTCCAAACTCCCCTGAAGGGCAAGCATTAAAGAGTGGCAAGTTGAAGCAGGAAGGAAGTAATCCTCTCCAAAAACTTTCTTTGGATGCCAAGTTTCAGTCAGGCCTTGTCTTTGATCGCCGGACAAAACGGgtacaaaataaaaaggggATATCTTTCAAGCaaggctagagagagagagagaagatgtGGTCAAGTCAACTACGCAAAATGATCTCAAGCTTGAGGCTTTATCAAACTCCAGCCACATTGTTTGATCTGACAACTTTTTCCAGGTTCTGTCGAGAAACCCAGCTTCCGTAAATCTCATAAAAGATCATCAACTAAAAAGAGAAAAGCTTTTCGATCAATGTAATCACAAAAAAAGTCTTAAGCTTCAATTTCCACAGTTGGTTCAACAAAGAGCTTCTACAACTAACATTCAAATAAAGAGTAAAGAAGagatgtttttctttctttcttctcttggGTGGGCATCTTTTGACTAgcaatagagagagagagagagagagagagatcataAATTAAGGAGTTTCTTTACCGACAAAACCCATTAGTTTTCATGGATTGGATTCTCTCAATTGGGCAAACGCAAAGAAAAagtggaagagagagagagagagaacgatTAAGTAAAAGGTGGAACCTTTATGCGAATTTTACAACGCAACAAACGTCGTGCCATTAAGCTAGCTCCACAGCAGACTAAAAGATAAACAccgttggaaaaaaaaaagatttcataTGGGCCCATCTCTCTCTACAGAGAAGAAGACGCTTTCGATAGAAGAAACGTATTTTCCAGATTTTTTCAACAGCCTTCATCATTAATTAGCCTGCCCCGGTACATAATTGATCTCTCCTCTTTGGGGCAATGCAGATTGGGGCTATACAGATTGGGTCAATGCAGATTGGAGCAGTATAGATTGGGGCAATATAGATTTCatattaaatcttttttttttctatttgggACAATATAGATTAATACATAGTTGAGATATGGCAGTGTAGAAAGAATATTACTGTCTGCAGAGATGATGTCCTCTTCAGGAAGAGAATAAGGGATTCAGTAGATTAATGTAAAAATATTGGGGTCATACTGTAACAAATTCAGAATTAAAGGTTTGGAGAAAGAAATGCCATGGAGGCTCGGCTGCTTATGGAAATGGAGAACACGTATGTTTTGGGATATATGATTAAACCCCATATTGAAATCATCATAATTAGTCTCCTAATTTCATTAAATTgaccatctctttttttttatctcgtTACGACACTTTCTGATTCTATGTCTCTCCACTCTCCTAAAGAGTTCTTACATTTGTCAGAATCAGATCAAGCACTTGTAAGttgtaataataatttaaaaataaaaaattaagcaAAAGTTTTATAAATGGGGTTTGCTGATAAAGCCGAGCACTCTAAAGGGAAAATGGTCCAACAGAAATAATTACCTCGCGTTGTCTTGATTCATCGGTGGGGTGGCCTTAACATAATCCGAGACCACATGTTTTTTGACCATGATCAGTAAGTTACATTGAGTTCCTTTGAAGCAACTTAGGCACTCAGGGACGGGGACCATACTGTTGTATGTGCTGCAGTATATGTGTGTGTTCATACCCATAAACACTCACATTTACCAATCAATAGACCCCGCAGACGATAATGTGCACGCGCACAAACgtgaatacataaaatatataatcagaAAATTGCTACAAACGTGGCATTTTTTTTAGGTGGGAACTTATCGACCGACAATATAAGATATGGACACAAACTTGCTCCCATTAAGGAAGTTAGTGACCTGACAACGGCTAGGTTTTCATAATGCATCATACATGTACTTTATGAACATCTTAGCAGTATTAATACCACAGCCACCCACAAACTAGAGGTAAGTTTCATCATACTCCAGACCCGATCCTAGATTTCGACCCAATAATCCAAAAGCCTGATAAGAGGATAGTAgactaaaaaatattaaaacccaTTTTGGGGTGAAATAAAGTCAATCCCGAACTAGCTTggtaatgcaaaaaaaaaaaaaaatcagatcatTAAAGACAATTTTAAATGTGTTAAAGATTCGCCGGAGATCATATCGCCGTTATGATCTCTTTTCAAACAGCTATATAAAAGAACGTCAAAGGAGGATATGGAGATCCCAAGTCTAGTACATCTAAGTTATATTTGAATTACCCTCTTGTTCACTTATATTTTTGAAACCATTTATTCTTCACAATTGTATAAATTAAAAGATCAATAAATAAACTGTAAATGCCTTCACAACTTGATTTAACATTTATacaatctgaaaaaaaaattaaacagttTATACTATTTATTCATATATACTTAGTTACCAATAATTTATGGATTATTGGTAAATAAATAAttgtgatttgttttatatatcaactatgctttttagttttttaaagcAGAATTAACTATATGTGagtttaaggtttttttttttttttttgaatgcttAAATATCATTTTAGAACTTTGTTAGTCCAACTTTAAAATCACATACATTAGTGTAAAACTATAGTATCCACCAAACTTGGTGAAGTATTCACCATGCTAAGCACTGTtcatttgatttaattaataaatattgtaaattaaagtaagataaatatataaaattgatatctacatatattaaaatattttattttaatttattactttaatattatcatattttaaaatagtaaataattttaaaatattttagtgttaaatatttgtatgtaatataatacatagaaaatttatttattgtatatattaagtaatacattttttataaattaataatataaaaacgaaaatgtagttttagaataaaatttggtgttttgattgatgaaagaaaaaaattaatacagaaaatatattaaaatattgtgaTTTTTTACACCAGTGATTtgtctaaacctctttgaattTAACTTTTGGATGAAATCTAATAAAGCTAGGAATAGCCAATAGGTAATAGGATAAAAGTAGTTGTTCGGAATCATGACAGCCATAACTAGTAGGGTCAATGGACTTTTTCTAGGTGTCAAAACCaacaaaatttgtaaatacATGTTAATTGTAAGAAGAAAAATTAAAGTTAGGCCAAAAGCAGATCTAACCATCGTTAAATTTTGTTTAACTACCGAAAGAGGAAGCACATGTGTTTTGGCAGATGGATAAGCAACATTCTAGTAGCTTTTATCATAATGTTTTGCGCAAActctataattttataaatggtttcaaatttttatgttttgtgcTTATGTTTTACAAAGACgaattatataaatacatttaataacttaaaattattataatttattgttatatttttaatatttaattagtaatatttattataagttactgttgaaaataacaaaaaaatatgaaaattattgtAATGTTAATCAATAAATTCTAGTTGTTATGAATAGTATCACTATGCATGGTTTTGGTGAAAtcaatcatataaatattttaataaattaaaaacaatataatagctaatttgtttttaatatggTGATTGTAAGAATACTTTGTAAATGTTTATATTTTGAACATTGATGAACAACCTAGTTAAAAGGTACGTGTAATGAAGTAACTTGACTTTTACAAAGATCTTACAATGGATTTCCAATTTTAGTTAAGATATATGCTTcacataaataaattagttatgTGATTATGACCAAATTTACAGGTCTTAACAAATTTATAATTTCTATAATGTTATAACCTTTATTTGGGATGTTGGTGACCAAAATTAATTTGGTTAGTAGAGAGGGGTTCCTGAATTTTACTATAAAGTATTTTGTATTgaattatctatttatttatttttgtaaaaagagaAAGTATGTCATGTGACCACTAAAAAAAGTGAAGACCACCAACAAACAAGAAGGATGGAGCTTATCCGGgccttaaataaataaaaggccGTAGTCTCAGGCCATCTTTTGTTGACCCATTGGAGTCTTAACTCTTCTTCTCTCCAAAAACAGGCTGAAAAGACTGTATCCGtccatatattttgttttaaatttgttacatgCGTAACTGAACTTCCTATAGATGTAAACTAACAAGCGAAAGCGCCAATCCAGAGAAGGGAAGACTTAACTTTGCGGAGCATGTGTTCTTGCTATGATCTTAGAAAATTGCAGCAGCATAAGATTCAAAAAGTATCTGCGAATTGAACACCATGGGCATCGAACTTACCTACTCTCAAGGGAGCTGAGTATGTGACGAGCCAATGGTAACGAACAAACAATTACGTTTTTTGTATGTATATTCAATCAGAATTTAGAATCATTGTAACAAGGAATGATGATAAATTAAATCAAATCCAAACAAGAAAAGGAGGATTCTGAAATTAAGATACCAAAAAGGATTAGGAAAGGTTTTTTCGACCTGAAGCTCTACTTATATATACTTACATGCATGCTCTTGCGATCAGTACAACAGCAAAGTAAACTATCCGCTTTCGAGGTTCTGTAAGAACTACAAACTTTTCCTCTCGATCGTCTacactttttctttatttattttttgttcatatgaaacataagctatatatatatatatctcttctGATTATCGAATACTTGCTTCAGTATTGATAATAGGCtgatcaaatattttatttatacatatttggataggatacatatatatatatatatatagaaggaAGCATGGCAGAAGAAagcacaaaaagaaaatttgagaGAGTAGATTTTCTCAGTGATCATGTTATGGCATTGAAAGAAGCGATGCACGCTGACTTCATCCTCAAACCTGGTGATAATGGACCAGGCATCCCCACGCACAAAGCTGTTCTGGTACacatactatatatatagattttcatTAATTctgatgttatatatatatattgttgccTGATAATTTATGACCATTCTTTATACAGGCAGTGAAATCAAAAGTGTTTAGAAGCATGTTGGAAGCTGATGAATGCAAAGTTTCACCTGAGAAATCAATCACTATCCATGACCTAAGCTACGGAGAACTCGAGTCTCTCCTTGAATTCTTCTACAGTGGTACGTTGAGTCGTGACAACAAACATGTTCGAGCCCTCTATCTCGCTGCGGACAAGTACGACATTCAATACCTCCAAGATATTTGCAGAGAAATATTAATCTCGTCTCTGAGCTCTGAAAACGTTCTTGACATCATCCAACTTTCAACTATCCCTTCGGATGCAATCCTCAAGGAAGCTGCGATACTTTTCCTTCTCAGAAGAAACATAGGCATGGTTTTTCAAAAGAGTTTTGAAACATTTGCACTTAAGGACCCTAGTACGACCTTGGAGATCTTTCAAGCCTGTATAAGAATCCTGCGTGCACTCAGCCGAAAACCAACACAGCCAAATTAAAAGCCAAATTTAGACTTTGGCTCTCGTTTGATTCCCACATGAAAACTAAATACATGATTAAATACTATTTGTGATTTTTGCAATGTTATAGAGAAATCATACTCTATATACAAGATATTTACTTATATAGCCAAGTAAACTGCCCAAAtactattattaaattataaaaatatgaatatatatttataattctaaAATAACAATCAAACTAAATACAGTCAACAAAATTGCTGTAAATTAAACATATTTACAGTTAGAATAACTTTGATTTgattaagggcctgactggttcaaacgcagcggttgcagttgtggttgcgggagtttgtggatgcgggcggttgcggtttctaacggttttaggagatttgtacgactggtactacggttaaaaattggtgcgtttgcggatgacttatgactggttagctatcaaatgcggtaacagtcaaataataaattaacaatatttacatttaatataattacaaaaatataaaaaatcataaaattataataaatataaaatttatatttagaaagttataatttaaatttttgaaaatttattgaaatggttttattataaattttataatattaattaaaatataatagatatattttaatattttcataatttcaattttaaaatttttattaaatatttttacttttgtatatatattttttttaaaaagaaaaaaaatttaccctcccgcaatcgcccgcaaccgcaaacgctagctggagccagcttttgaatttatgagatttggagcggtttgaagcggtttaaaGCTATTCGAGTGATTGTTgtaaaccgccgacaaccgctaccaatcgcaaaagctgcgttttcgggtggtagcgggaaaaccagtcgtcCCCTAAGAAGAATAAATGTgatctaaattaaatattaaaatagatagTCGAGCCattctaaattattttataaaaactaaatatttaattggATAACAACATAATGTTGATTTAAAATCTTTGTTGTTTGTTATCTATTTTCTATACatataaaattacataattaaatatgcTTTATACTAAACACACAGTTTATCAAGTAATCATTACTTGTTTGTGTCATTTGTTATGAATACTATCATCACGGTTTCATGAGGGTGCCTAGTCATGTCTAGTCATATGGACACAGGTACATACGGCTTTGGTCGGGACCGTCCCAATAAATCAAAACACATGTTCAATGGGCTTAATTAATCTCTCTTCTGCAACGTGCCGAAAACATATTGGCTGGGTGGTATGTGAACTACTGTGCATTGTGGTTGCGTTTCCAAAATGATATACCACATTAAAAACTTTCACAATGATGTCGTTTTCACAATACTGTGTAAACAAcggtaaaattttaattatctaAAACTCAAACTGGAAAATTTGAGGACGAGATGTGATCCCAGGGAGGTAACACTCACCTCTGATCTGTTCAAGACTTTACATGTCAGCACCAAAATTGGAaacttaatttaatattttaatataactatTTGCATGCAATGCAtgcctttattttattttattttaatataactaCTTACATGCAATGCATGCCAATTTTTCACATTATAGACCACAAGTAGACTTTTGATAAAGCTATCAATTTTGTTCTCCAACGGTCCAATAAGAGCACCAGTATTGGAGGTTCATTAAGGGGTtcacacgttttccgaaaaatttttattataatatgcTACAGTAATGACTCTGTCTCGCCAAACTCCTTCTGCATGAACCCGGATCGTTACTGTTCAACGGGTTCCACGCCACGTGATGGCCCGCTATTagtcaatttttaaaaaaaaaaaaaaaaaatcaaacaaaaaatgaaaaaaaataataaaaaattcaaattatgaACTCCAACCGGGGGTTTATTAATGCTGCTGATCTAAGTAATTTCGTTGGAGAgtcaaaaaatatttcttttagaGCACCATTAACCCCACCTCTTAAGTGGGTTCTTAGGAGGTGGGTCCCACaactttattaaaaatcatttcttCCTTCTCTTTTGCAAGAGGTAAGTTAGGTGGGTTCTTATGGTATTTGCGGGCTCCATTGACACGTGGTGACACGCGAttggttattaaaaaaaaaaaaaaagttaagaattCCAAATGAAGGTTTCAGGGTTAATAGTGCTCTTACCATCTTAACACTATTGGGCTTCGGTGGTCTCGCccatattttattgattttatgtTACCGTCCAAAAAGGTGGACCCACTATCtttttctaaaaagaaaaagacaggTCAGACTTTTGTCCTTTTACGAGAGCACCTCGGTACGTTCCAGAACCCTCTCCGGTCTCCTCCTCCATCATCTAGCTTTATTTAATACACAAATTACCAAACTATTCAAATTAACCCAAATTATTGTTCAATATTCAACTAAACACCATCAAAAATAACATATAGAATGGCACTAGAGACTAGatgagaagaaaacaaaaaataagaagagATAAATTATTAGAGTGAGTTTGCTAACACAGGCTAAACTATGATTTCCTAACTACGATCACAATAATTAGGACTGGTATCAACTATTCGGTATTACTATTAACTACTATTGAATTTGTTTTATGTCTtgtcttaaaaataaaagaatattgaAAATAATGTTGTAGACGTTAGggcattttaatattatttcctCTATAAATTCACTCTCTCTATCCATCTCACACTCTCCTCCAcacaaaacaagaaagaaagaagaagaaaaagctcACAACTTCATTTAACCTTTCTAGTGAGAAAAAGAGagactgagagagagagagagagagagagagagagatggaaggCAAAGAGGAAGATGTGAGAGTTGGAGCTAACAAGTTCCCTGAGAGACAACCCATCGGAACATCAGCTCAGTCCGACAAGGACTACAAAGAGCCACCACCTGCGCCACTGTTCGAGCCCGGAGAGCTGAGCTCGTGGTCGTTCTGGAGAGCAGGAATCGCCGAGTTCATAGCCACTTTCCTCTTCCTTTACATAACAGTGTTGACTGTGATGGGAGTGAAGAGAGCACCAAACATGTGTGCCTCTGTTGGAATCCAAGGCATCGCTTGGGCTTTTGGTGGCATGATCTTTGCCCTCGTCTACTGTACCGCTGGAATCTCTGGTAATAATAATCTCCGTTTTTAATTACTTGTAGCTTACGGTAAATCTCTTGTTGGTAGCTTCACTGTAATTAGGTTTTAGGTCTACGGATTATGTCTTTGTTAGAAAGGTTTGGTTCTTTTGGATGTGTCTTTGAGGAATCTTTGTTTATGTGTTTTAATGTTTCAGGTGGACACATCAACCCTGCGGTTACGTTCGGTCTGTTCTTGGCTAGGAAGTTGTCTCTGACCAGAGCTGTTTTCTACATGATTATGCAATGTCTTGGTGCCATCCTGCATCTGTGGTGCCGGAGTCGTCAAGGGTTTCCAGCCTACGCCGTACCAGACTCTCGGAGGCGGTGCCAACACCGTCGCTCCCGGCTACTCCAAGGGATCTGGTCTCGGTGCTGAAATTATTGGAACCTTTGTTCTCGTCTACACGGTCTTCTCCGCCACCGACGCCAAAAGAAGCGCCCGTGACTCACACGTCCCGGTAAGTACCCTGCTTTTCCGGTTTGCTATTTTACTGGTTTAGTTTTTTTCGGTTTGTGACATGTaatttgtttaattaatttttatcatatatggcaaatattgtagattttggcaCCACTCCCAATCGGGTTTGCAGTGTTCTTGGTACACTTGGCGACAATTCCAATAACCGGAACCGGAATCAACCCGGCTAGGAGTCTTGGAGCTGCCATTATCTACAACAAGGACCACTCCTGGGACGACCATGTGAGTACTACTACACACTATAGAAGGACCACTTAATTAAAACATTCATTCTTCATTGTATAATAATTTgagatttttgaaattttgtttgtGTTTCAGTGGATTTTCTGGGTGGGACCATTCATTGGAGCAGCTCTAGCAGCACTCTATCACACGATTGTCATCAGAGCCATTCCTTTCAAGAGCAAGAACTGAaccatgatgaactagagaattatgttttttatttactcTTTATGTAATTTCTTTGCTTATCTATCCATCATCTAGCTTTTGTTTTGCAGTGTACTTCTTACTACTCTATATTCtgtcttttaaaaatatatttgggaTTTTTGTGAATTTCTAAAGAGCTTGTTTTGTAAAAGCATCACTGGGTGCTCTATGCTGTTTAATTGTTCGTCCTCTCAgctgatctttttttttgcatctcAAAAATGAATCTTACAATAATACATTAACACCTCCCAAAGGTTTTAGTTTCAGTAAGAATACATAGTTTCCGATCTTGCATTTGGATCcacaaaacataaaacaaaccCATTTCAGATAACTTCTTGCTTTATATTATATCTGCTAATATATTAGACCAGGCACAGATCCATAAACAGAGGTATCAGGGATCCACTTAGGTGTCTAAGATATTATTCCACGTGAACCGTGGAAGTAGCTGGAACCACACGTCATTTTAGAAATTTGTCTAGCTTGCATTTGGATCCACAAACTGTCCAAAATAGGTATATATAACCATAGAGCAGCTGCTGGTAACCGCTAAAATCTTACACGAAATGCTACTATCCGAAACTTACCAAAGTGGATTACCACTGAATTGCTCCAGCCCTTGGGCCGATTGAGTTAAGGTATATGatctatataatataacaaatttACTCGAGTCAATCTAAAACTCACtaaaaaattacattgaaagacagtaattcaattttataattaaatgcttatatattctaaatagctataatcaaatacatcaaaacATCAAGATTAATGAATCTCTCACCaatatataaatagataaaaaaagtgtgatttcaaaaaatatgagaCTCTGTAGAGTTTGTAAGAGAAGCTCTAACACTTGGCAACATTTTAATGGCTAATAATTCAcccaaaaattaatattcagTAAAAAAACATTGAACTTGAATTTTAAACAAAGTAATCTTTCATCCAAAAGATAAAGAAAAGAATGCAAACGTAGAATAAAAATGATAAGAGAACATCGAATATATGCTAAACTTCGAAAATGTCTGAAAATCTAATTACATAATCGTAATCGTGAAGATTCAACGAAATATTAGATGCATTTAAGTCAACAATACATTGTAATAAATTCTGAATGTGGCCCTAGACTTATTGTTTGTGGATATGACATTGTTAggacaaattaaaaataaaataatagtccACTGTATTAATATTACGGCATTGTATCTAGGTGAGCTGCTGAGCTACCCTATTATATGTGATCGATCACAATAATACTTGAAAGAGTAAGGAAGAAGAGATTGAGGGttgtttttgttacaaaaagcTACTTGATGGATATATTTAGATGAATTCTCATCTCGTAGAGGTGATAAAAAAGAATAAGACCCTTTTGGTAAACTTCACTGATTACTTACTATTGCATTTAAAACGAAGCGTTCCCTCTCTTTCATTTCTCATTAACGAGATAGAGAAACTTGGAGGAGTGAAGATGTCGCAGGAGAAAAAGAGTCATAGCTTTCCTCCGATAACGGAATGTGGAGCAGGAGGAGGAGAGCATGGTTCGATCGCCGCAGATCTTGACGGGACTCTGCTTCTCTCGAGAAGCTCGTTCCCTTACTTCATGCTTGTAGCTGTTGAAGCCGGAAGCCTCTTCCGTGGCTTAATCTTACTTCTATCTTTGCCTATGGTGATTTTTTCCTATCTACTCGTCTCGGAGTCTCTGGGGATACAGATCCTCATCTTCATCTCCTTTGCTGGTCTCAAAGTTCGCGACATAGAACTCGTCTCTCGTGCCGTTCTTCCACGGTAGAGTCTCCATTTATCATATCTctatgttttataatatatagttttatttactaaatttgGATATATGTTAGGTTTTATGCTGCGGATGTGAGGAAAGACAGTTTTGAGGTGTTTGATAAGTGTAAGAGGAAAGTGGTGGTGACGGCTAATCCGACAGTGATGGTGGAAGCGTTTGTGAAGGATTATCTTGGAGCTGACAAAGTTCTTGGAACAGAGATTGCGGTGAGTCCTCGAACCAAAAGAGCCACCGGATTTGTGAAGAAGCCTGGTGTTCTTGTTGGTGATCTAAAGAGATTAGCCATTTTGAAAGAGTTCGGCGATGAATCACCAGATCTCGGCCTCGGTGATCGAACTTCTGATCACGACTTCATGTCCATTTGCAAGGTATTTGCTTTGTAACCTTTcagtttagttttaaaatactaCTGAATACTGACTAGATTAGTAGTGTAGCACAAGTAACTATGGTAACTTGAGAACTtaaccaaattttattttattttttccattAATTAGGTAAGGTAATCAACCAACTTTAACTTGTCTTGTTGATTCGTTTAGTTATCAAAAAATTAATGCGTTTATATtgtaactaaaaaataaataaaatcaagtAAGGTTCATAAATGTACCCAAGCTATCACTTCATGTTGACCACTTGACCCTTAATTGTTTCCTTCTTTAACTTTCTTCTACACCAACCACCTACCAGTACCACCCACATTTTGGGCTGTCCATTTAATGAACCaataattcaaatattattAACACTCTTTTTGTAATATACTCCTCCTCTATATTACTTCATCGGTTATACGTCTGAAGTACAAGTAGAATATAAATGAGTATATTAAAGAACAgtgttaataataatatttgaagtaaaaaaaaagttttaagtcTGAAAATGAATAACATAAATAACGTTTgaattgttttat is part of the Brassica rapa cultivar Chiifu-401-42 chromosome A09, CAAS_Brap_v3.01, whole genome shotgun sequence genome and harbors:
- the LOC103836921 gene encoding BTB/POZ domain-containing protein At1g01640, whose amino-acid sequence is MAEESTKRKFERVDFLSDHVMALKEAMHADFILKPGDNGPGIPTHKAVLAVKSKVFRSMLEADECKVSPEKSITIHDLSYGELESLLEFFYSGTLSRDNKHVRALYLAADKYDIQYLQDICREILISSLSSENVLDIIQLSTIPSDAILKEAAILFLLRRNIGMVFQKSFETFALKDPSTTLEIFQACIRILRALSRKPTQPN